A portion of the Pseudoxanthomonas sp. JBR18 genome contains these proteins:
- a CDS encoding PA0069 family radical SAM protein has product MGEAIKGRGSTGWLPGRFAVTTNEASDDGWHDRDQEGEPDLLPRTRVTEERARSIISRNRSPDIPFSQSVNPYRGCEHGCSYCFARPTHSYLDLSPGLDFETRLFAKTNGPELLRAELAHPRYQVSPISLGINTDAYQPLERRLQLTRRLIEVFAETRHPFTVITKNALVTRDLDLLAPLAADNLVHVAFSITSLDNQLSSRLEPRASAPHARLKAMQALSEAGVPVGVMFAPAIPWVNDAHLEAVLEAASQAGARSAGYVLLRLPHEVSPLFRDWLETHLPDRAAHVMSTVRQLRGGKDYDSAFGSRMRGQGVYADLLERRFALAHKRFGYDRARWPALDCSKFLAPKTPSPQGDLF; this is encoded by the coding sequence ATGGGCGAGGCGATCAAAGGGCGCGGTTCGACCGGCTGGCTGCCGGGACGATTCGCCGTGACCACCAACGAGGCCAGCGACGATGGCTGGCACGACCGCGACCAGGAGGGCGAGCCCGACCTGCTGCCACGCACCCGGGTCACCGAGGAACGGGCGCGCAGCATCATCAGCCGCAACCGCTCGCCGGACATTCCCTTCTCCCAGTCGGTCAATCCGTATCGCGGGTGCGAGCATGGCTGCAGCTACTGCTTCGCGCGCCCCACGCACAGCTATCTGGACCTGTCGCCGGGGCTGGACTTCGAGACCCGGCTGTTCGCCAAGACCAACGGCCCCGAGCTGCTGCGGGCCGAACTGGCCCACCCGCGCTACCAGGTCAGCCCGATCTCGCTGGGCATCAATACCGATGCCTATCAGCCGCTGGAGCGGCGCCTGCAGCTCACGCGCCGCCTGATTGAAGTCTTCGCCGAAACCCGGCACCCGTTCACCGTAATCACCAAGAACGCGCTGGTGACCCGCGACCTGGATCTGCTGGCACCACTGGCGGCCGACAACCTGGTGCACGTGGCGTTCTCAATAACTTCCCTGGACAACCAGCTCTCGTCCAGGCTCGAACCACGCGCCTCGGCACCACATGCGCGGCTGAAAGCCATGCAGGCCCTGAGCGAGGCGGGCGTGCCGGTGGGCGTGATGTTCGCCCCGGCCATCCCCTGGGTGAACGATGCGCACCTGGAAGCGGTGCTGGAAGCCGCGTCCCAGGCAGGTGCGCGTTCGGCCGGTTACGTGCTGCTGCGCCTGCCGCACGAGGTCTCGCCGCTGTTCCGGGACTGGCTGGAGACCCACCTCCCGGATCGCGCCGCGCACGTGATGAGCACGGTGCGGCAGCTGCGCGGAGGCAAGGACTACGACAGCGCTTTCGGTAGCCGCATGCGCGGGCAGGGCGTCTATGCGGACTTGCTGGAACGCCGCTTCGCCCTGGCCCACAAGCGCTTTGGCTATGACCGCGCGCGCTGGCCGGCGCTGGATTGCAGCAAGTTTCTTGCGCCGAAGACGCCTTCCCCGCAGGGGGATTTGTTCTAG
- a CDS encoding BON domain-containing protein, with the protein MKRNHTPLVLSALLTLGLSAPLLAQEHGNMDHDKMSHEHAADSSQPGTDTWITTKVKADLLASGKTPGTDISVETKNGVVWLSGHVATKDQKDRAITEAKGIEGVKKVEAGKLMVGKKDM; encoded by the coding sequence ATGAAAAGGAACCACACTCCGCTCGTCCTGTCCGCCCTGTTGACCCTGGGCCTGTCCGCGCCGTTGCTGGCGCAGGAGCACGGCAACATGGACCACGACAAGATGAGCCATGAGCACGCGGCCGACTCCAGCCAACCAGGCACCGACACCTGGATCACCACCAAGGTCAAGGCCGATCTGCTCGCCAGCGGCAAGACCCCGGGCACCGACATTTCGGTGGAGACCAAGAACGGCGTGGTCTGGCTGAGCGGTCACGTGGCCACCAAGGACCAGAAGGACCGCGCGATTACCGAGGCCAAGGGCATCGAGGGCGTCAAGAAGGTCGAGGCCGGCAAGCTGATGGTCGGCAAGAAGGACATGTAA
- a CDS encoding arginine deiminase-related protein, translating to MSTSPRPRVLMCPPTHFSVDYDINPWMTGQRDQADRARAQRQWDDLHALVADAAEVELIPHVAGLPDMVFTANAGLVYRDLAVPSRFRHAERAGEESHFTQWFSEQRFAVDLLDGIEFEGAGDALLDRAAPRLWFGYGHRSDARAAIALQARLGIEVVPLRLVDPRFYHLDTCLCPLAGGQLLYFPAAFDEAAQAAIAARVPEDQRIAVSEEDALAFACNAVNLDNVVILNRATPALREALAAHGYRVRETPLDEFLKAGGSAKCLTLRLDEPGLT from the coding sequence ATGTCGACTTCGCCCCGCCCCCGCGTGCTGATGTGCCCGCCCACCCACTTTTCGGTGGACTACGACATCAACCCCTGGATGACCGGCCAACGCGACCAGGCCGATCGGGCCCGCGCCCAGCGCCAGTGGGACGACCTGCATGCGCTGGTGGCCGACGCGGCCGAGGTGGAACTGATCCCGCACGTGGCCGGCCTGCCGGACATGGTGTTCACCGCCAACGCGGGGCTGGTCTATCGCGACCTGGCCGTGCCCAGCCGATTCCGCCACGCCGAGCGCGCCGGCGAGGAATCCCACTTCACCCAGTGGTTCTCCGAGCAGCGCTTCGCGGTGGATCTACTGGACGGGATCGAGTTCGAGGGTGCGGGGGACGCGTTGCTGGACCGCGCCGCGCCACGGCTGTGGTTCGGATACGGCCATCGCAGTGATGCGCGCGCGGCCATCGCACTGCAGGCGCGCCTGGGCATCGAAGTGGTGCCGCTGCGCCTGGTCGACCCGCGCTTCTATCACCTGGACACCTGCCTGTGCCCGCTCGCCGGCGGTCAGCTGCTGTACTTCCCGGCGGCGTTCGACGAAGCCGCGCAGGCGGCCATCGCCGCGCGCGTGCCCGAGGACCAGCGCATCGCCGTGTCCGAGGAAGACGCGCTGGCCTTCGCCTGCAATGCGGTCAACCTGGACAACGTGGTGATCCTCAATCGCGCCACGCCCGCCCTGCGCGAGGCGTTGGCCGCGCATGGGTATCGCGTGCGCGAGACGCCGTTGGACGAGTTCCTCAAGGCGGGCGGCTCGGCCAAGTGCCTGACCCTGCGCCTGGACGAGCCCGGACTGACCTGA
- a CDS encoding Lrp/AsnC family transcriptional regulator has product MTDALDTLDQDLIALLRADSRTPAALLAKQLKVSRGTVQNRITRLQRSGVLLGFTVKLASEGLRGVRAITQIEVRGGATDKVVAALRRLPEVVSVYSTNGRWDLVVEVRTEDLLGFDQALRRLRDIEGIAASETSLLLAEQR; this is encoded by the coding sequence ATGACCGACGCCCTCGACACCCTGGACCAGGATCTCATCGCCTTGTTACGCGCCGACAGCCGCACCCCGGCGGCGCTGCTGGCCAAGCAGCTCAAGGTCTCGCGCGGCACCGTGCAGAACCGCATCACCCGCCTGCAGCGCAGCGGTGTGCTGCTGGGCTTTACCGTCAAATTGGCCAGCGAAGGGTTGCGCGGCGTGCGCGCCATCACCCAGATCGAGGTGCGCGGCGGCGCGACCGACAAGGTGGTAGCCGCGCTGCGGCGCCTGCCGGAGGTGGTCAGTGTCTACTCCACCAACGGCCGCTGGGACCTGGTGGTGGAAGTGCGCACCGAGGACCTGCTCGGCTTCGACCAGGCGCTGCGCCGCCTGCGCGACATCGAAGGCATCGCCGCCTCGGAAACCAGCCTGCTGTTGGCCGAACAGCGCTGA
- a CDS encoding ABC transporter ATP-binding protein, with the protein MNTAAGSLHLAHALPAATTMPLCAQGLSKRYGRQEVLREVSLQLESGTVLGLIGRNGAGKSTLLNLLLGLDEPDAGQALVFGQPALRMDDAAKQRLGYVPQQPLAFQWMTPRQLMRFLSQLYTGWDQAHAEALLARWDVRPDKVLAKLSPGEAQRLAIVRALAPRPALLVLDEPAAALDPVARRQLLREIATQAGEEGGTVLFSTHIVSDLERVASHVAFLHEGALLLHTELDAAKETVSRLHLPTEVAAQLPKALPGELSRRPQPGGALQLVLIDDGHTPAQLAALPGVRSVHLGLEDLFVEVAG; encoded by the coding sequence ATGAACACCGCCGCTGGATCGCTGCACCTCGCCCACGCCCTGCCCGCCGCCACGACCATGCCGCTGTGCGCACAGGGCCTGTCCAAGCGCTACGGTCGCCAGGAGGTGCTGCGCGAGGTCTCGCTGCAGCTGGAGTCGGGCACGGTGCTGGGCCTGATCGGCCGCAACGGCGCGGGCAAGAGCACCCTGCTCAACCTGCTGCTGGGCCTGGACGAACCCGACGCCGGGCAGGCCCTGGTGTTCGGCCAGCCGGCGCTGCGCATGGACGATGCGGCCAAGCAGCGGCTGGGCTATGTGCCGCAGCAGCCGCTGGCCTTCCAGTGGATGACGCCGCGCCAGCTGATGCGCTTCCTGTCCCAGCTCTACACCGGCTGGGACCAGGCTCACGCCGAGGCGCTGCTGGCGCGCTGGGACGTCCGCCCGGACAAGGTGCTGGCCAAGCTCTCACCGGGTGAAGCCCAGCGCCTGGCCATCGTCCGCGCCCTGGCCCCGCGCCCGGCCCTGCTGGTACTGGACGAGCCAGCCGCAGCGTTGGACCCGGTCGCACGCCGCCAGCTGCTGCGTGAGATTGCCACGCAGGCCGGCGAGGAAGGCGGCACGGTACTGTTCTCCACGCATATCGTCTCGGACCTGGAGCGCGTGGCCTCGCACGTGGCCTTTTTGCATGAAGGCGCGCTGCTGCTACACACCGAGCTGGACGCGGCGAAGGAGACCGTCAGCCGTCTGCACCTGCCGACCGAGGTCGCCGCCCAGCTGCCCAAAGCCCTGCCCGGCGAACTCTCACGCCGTCCCCAGCCTGGCGGCGCGCTGCAGCTGGTGCTCATCGACGATGGTCACACGCCCGCCCAGCTGGCCGCGCTACCCGGCGTGCGCAGCGTGCACTTGGGCTTGGAGGACCTGTTCGTGGAGGTGGCAGGATGA
- a CDS encoding GntR family transcriptional regulator, with amino-acid sequence MDADLLSIQPTSAVPIYRQIVEQVQRLASAGQLRPGDTLPSVREVAAVHAINPMTVSKAYSLLEGEGVLVRQRGKGMAVAEQSRAAGSLAARLDLLDPALRTVADHARQLELPAEQVLARLAALLDEET; translated from the coding sequence ATGGACGCAGATCTTCTTTCGATCCAACCCACCTCGGCTGTGCCGATCTACCGGCAGATCGTCGAGCAGGTGCAGCGTCTGGCCAGCGCCGGCCAGCTGCGCCCTGGCGACACCCTACCCTCGGTGCGCGAGGTCGCTGCAGTCCACGCCATCAACCCGATGACCGTGTCCAAGGCCTACAGCCTGCTGGAAGGCGAAGGCGTGTTGGTGCGCCAGCGCGGCAAGGGCATGGCCGTAGCCGAACAGTCCCGCGCCGCCGGCAGCCTGGCCGCGCGCCTGGACCTGCTGGACCCGGCTCTGCGCACCGTGGCCGACCACGCCCGCCAACTGGAATTGCCGGCCGAGCAGGTGCTCGCCCGGCTTGCCGCCTTGCTCGATGAGGAGACCTGA
- a CDS encoding 2OG-Fe(II) oxygenase, producing the protein MTQSDFIEVYHQAVPAEVCRAIVERFEASGQEHPGLVGGGHHPDLKRSSDISISGQHGWGDVEQALNQAVFRGLLDYLRRYPFSLIAPVMLQHAPPGGTPRRIEYEDVLDLDDATLSELLMAVLRPGRINLQRYRAGEGGYPYWHCELYPKDRHAETLHRHLLWTVYLNDGFEAGETEFFHQQRKVVPRTGSLLIAPAAFTHTHRGNRPQGGDKYIATSWALFQPAEKLYGTN; encoded by the coding sequence ATGACGCAGTCCGATTTCATCGAGGTCTATCACCAGGCGGTGCCAGCCGAGGTTTGCCGGGCGATCGTCGAGCGCTTCGAGGCCAGCGGCCAGGAGCATCCGGGTTTGGTCGGCGGTGGCCACCATCCCGACCTCAAGCGCAGCAGCGACATCAGCATCAGCGGCCAGCATGGCTGGGGCGATGTCGAACAGGCGCTCAACCAGGCGGTGTTCCGCGGCCTGCTGGACTACCTGCGGCGCTACCCCTTCAGCCTGATCGCGCCGGTGATGCTGCAGCACGCCCCGCCGGGCGGGACACCGCGGCGCATCGAATACGAGGACGTGCTGGACCTGGACGATGCCACCCTGTCCGAACTGCTCATGGCCGTGCTGCGTCCGGGCCGGATCAACCTGCAGCGCTATCGCGCGGGCGAAGGCGGTTATCCGTACTGGCATTGCGAGCTGTATCCCAAGGACCGCCACGCCGAGACCCTGCATCGCCACCTGCTGTGGACGGTGTATCTCAACGACGGGTTCGAGGCCGGGGAGACCGAGTTCTTCCACCAGCAGCGCAAGGTCGTCCCGCGCACTGGCAGCCTGTTGATCGCCCCGGCCGCCTTCACCCATACCCATCGCGGCAACCGGCCGCAGGGGGGCGACAAGTACATCGCCACCAGCTGGGCGCTGTTCCAGCCCGCCGAAAAGCTCTACGGCACCAACTGA
- a CDS encoding class 1 fructose-bisphosphatase: MQPVTLTRYLVEEQRAGRISAELRQLISVVVRACTTISIAVGKGALGGVLGEAGTGNVQGEAQKKLDVISNEILLEANAWGGHLAACASEEMDHCQPVPDEFPKGHFLLLFDPLDGSSNIDVNVSVGTIFSVLRCPDDCTEPKDEDFLQPGREQVAAGYCIYGPQTMLVLTTGHGTHAFTLDREQGLFVLTQRDMQVPPATKEFALNMSNQRHWEPQMQAYVGDLLAGTDGPRGKDFNMRWIASMVADVHRILTRGGIFIYPWDAKDASKAGKLRLMYEANPMGMLVEQAGGLASTGRERILDIQPDQLHQRVPVFIGSREEVEAAERYHAQG; this comes from the coding sequence ATGCAGCCAGTCACCCTCACCCGCTACCTGGTCGAAGAACAACGCGCCGGGCGCATCAGCGCCGAGCTGCGCCAGCTCATTTCGGTGGTCGTGCGCGCCTGCACCACCATCTCCATCGCGGTGGGCAAGGGGGCGCTGGGTGGCGTGCTGGGCGAAGCCGGCACCGGCAACGTACAGGGCGAGGCGCAGAAGAAGCTGGACGTGATCAGCAACGAGATCCTGCTGGAAGCCAATGCCTGGGGCGGCCATCTGGCCGCCTGCGCCTCGGAGGAGATGGACCACTGCCAGCCGGTGCCGGACGAATTCCCCAAGGGCCACTTCCTGCTGCTGTTCGATCCCCTGGATGGCAGCTCCAACATCGACGTCAACGTCTCGGTCGGCACGATCTTCTCGGTCCTGCGCTGCCCGGACGATTGCACCGAGCCCAAGGACGAGGACTTCCTGCAGCCCGGCCGTGAGCAGGTCGCTGCCGGCTACTGCATCTACGGGCCGCAGACCATGCTGGTGCTGACCACCGGCCATGGCACCCATGCCTTCACCCTGGACCGCGAGCAGGGTCTTTTCGTGCTGACCCAGCGCGACATGCAGGTGCCGCCGGCGACCAAGGAATTCGCCCTCAACATGTCCAACCAGCGCCACTGGGAGCCGCAGATGCAGGCTTACGTGGGCGACCTGCTGGCCGGGACGGACGGCCCGCGCGGCAAGGACTTCAACATGCGCTGGATCGCCTCGATGGTGGCCGACGTGCACCGCATCCTGACCCGCGGCGGCATCTTCATCTATCCGTGGGATGCCAAGGACGCGTCCAAGGCGGGCAAGCTACGCCTGATGTACGAGGCCAACCCGATGGGCATGCTGGTCGAGCAGGCCGGCGGCTTGGCCAGCACGGGCCGCGAACGCATCCTGGACATCCAGCCGGACCAGCTGCACCAGCGCGTGCCGGTATTCATCGGCTCGCGCGAGGAAGTCGAGGCCGCCGAGCGCTACCACGCGCAGGGCTGA
- a CDS encoding response regulator transcription factor yields the protein MNQTPAITVALADDQALVRAGLRALLEQQGIVVAFEASDGADLIARLADTPVDVILSDIRMPGVDGIEALVRLRAAGNSTPLMLLTTFDDSELLLRATQAGAQGFLLKDAAPEDLREAIVQVAGGQTLLQPVSTDPVRARYQYHEQHAPADAFNPREVAILRLLAGGYSNKEIARTLFLAEGTVKNYVSNILDKLGTRDRTRAVLKAITLRVI from the coding sequence ATGAACCAGACCCCTGCCATCACCGTCGCCCTGGCCGACGACCAGGCGCTGGTCCGCGCCGGTCTGCGTGCCTTGCTGGAACAGCAGGGGATCGTCGTGGCCTTCGAGGCCAGCGACGGCGCCGACCTGATCGCGCGCCTGGCCGACACGCCGGTGGACGTGATCCTCAGCGACATCCGCATGCCCGGCGTGGATGGCATCGAGGCCCTGGTACGGCTGCGCGCGGCCGGCAACAGCACGCCGCTCATGCTGCTGACCACCTTCGACGACAGCGAACTGCTGCTGCGCGCCACCCAGGCCGGGGCGCAGGGCTTCCTGCTCAAGGATGCCGCGCCCGAAGACCTGCGCGAAGCCATCGTCCAGGTGGCCGGCGGCCAGACCCTGCTGCAGCCGGTCAGCACCGACCCGGTGCGTGCACGCTACCAGTACCACGAGCAGCACGCCCCGGCCGATGCCTTCAACCCGCGCGAGGTCGCCATCCTGCGCCTGCTGGCCGGTGGTTATTCCAACAAGGAGATCGCGCGCACGCTGTTCCTGGCCGAGGGCACGGTGAAGAACTACGTCTCCAACATTCTGGACAAGCTCGGCACCCGCGACCGCACCCGCGCCGTGCTCAAGGCGATCACCCTGCGGGTGATCTGA
- a CDS encoding histidine kinase codes for MNENEVVRRLLEPLSLAGYFALGAVALVIRYLDTAASRAMGWVLLAAFGALFVLVNALPQSCTRGRLMWAASVPMPLLALALIAVDPRPGVAPVLLVIWIAVAMGRWPRRALLPAAVAANVGFYLILRHAGFGNPLTVVLINASFQVFAALCVHYAISASQARDTLALVNADLLATRALLADSARDAERLRVARELHDVAGHKLTAMKLNLRALAGDPVLAGRSEVRIAQQLSAELLDDIRNVVQALRDTGGLDLETALRALAAPLPRPALALDIAPEVTVSDPALAETLLRVVQEALTNTARHTEADTLHVQLRRDGNALLLCIEDNGQRAIRLREGNGLAGMRERIAAAHGTLQLDHTPTGALRLTARMPA; via the coding sequence ATGAACGAAAACGAAGTCGTGCGCCGCTTGCTGGAACCGCTGTCGCTTGCCGGCTATTTCGCGCTGGGCGCGGTGGCGCTGGTGATCCGGTATCTGGACACCGCTGCGTCACGTGCGATGGGATGGGTCTTGCTCGCGGCCTTCGGCGCGCTGTTCGTGCTAGTCAACGCGCTACCGCAGAGCTGCACGCGTGGCCGCCTGATGTGGGCCGCCAGCGTGCCCATGCCGCTCCTGGCCCTGGCCTTGATCGCGGTGGACCCGCGGCCGGGCGTGGCGCCGGTCCTGCTGGTGATCTGGATCGCCGTGGCGATGGGGCGCTGGCCGCGCCGCGCCCTGCTGCCCGCTGCGGTGGCGGCCAACGTCGGCTTTTACCTGATCCTGCGCCACGCGGGCTTTGGCAATCCGCTGACCGTGGTGCTGATCAATGCCAGCTTCCAGGTGTTTGCCGCGCTGTGCGTTCACTACGCCATCAGCGCCAGTCAAGCCCGCGACACCCTGGCCCTGGTCAACGCCGACCTGCTGGCCACCCGCGCCCTGCTGGCCGACAGTGCGCGCGATGCCGAGCGCCTGCGCGTGGCGCGCGAGCTGCACGACGTGGCTGGGCACAAGCTCACCGCGATGAAGCTCAACCTGCGTGCGCTGGCCGGCGACCCGGTACTGGCTGGACGCAGCGAGGTACGCATCGCCCAGCAGCTCTCGGCCGAACTGCTCGATGACATCCGCAACGTGGTCCAGGCCTTGCGTGATACCGGGGGGCTGGACCTGGAAACGGCACTGCGTGCCCTGGCAGCACCATTGCCGCGCCCGGCCCTGGCGCTGGACATCGCCCCGGAGGTCACCGTGTCCGATCCGGCCCTGGCCGAGACGCTGCTGCGGGTGGTGCAGGAAGCGCTGACCAATACCGCGCGCCATACCGAAGCCGACACCCTGCACGTGCAGCTGCGCCGCGACGGCAACGCCCTGCTCCTGTGCATCGAGGACAATGGCCAGCGCGCGATCCGCCTGCGCGAGGGCAACGGCCTGGCGGGCATGCGCGAGCGCATCGCCGCCGCGCACGGCACCCTGCAGCTGGACCACACCCCGACCGGCGCGCTGCGCCTGACCGCCAGGATGCCCGCATGA
- a CDS encoding rhomboid family intramembrane serine protease, which produces MFIVELVFHAPEHQDVLLRLGALPGAGITLTQSWRLLAHALLHAGWWHIALNTALLLIAGPPLEQWLGRGAWIVTVMLGAVLGGVATLLAQHGAGSVSVGASGAFFALLFAACLLSGTRNASFGLRRRLWITLTIGLAYSFMPGVGLAAHLDGMAVGAAVTRARPAHRRFKEETV; this is translated from the coding sequence ATGTTCATCGTCGAACTGGTGTTTCATGCGCCGGAACACCAGGATGTCTTGCTGCGCCTGGGCGCGCTGCCAGGCGCCGGTATCACGCTGACACAATCCTGGCGTCTGCTGGCCCACGCCCTGTTGCATGCAGGCTGGTGGCATATCGCGCTCAACACCGCTCTGCTGCTGATCGCTGGGCCACCGCTGGAGCAATGGCTGGGCCGAGGGGCGTGGATTGTCACGGTGATGTTGGGAGCAGTTCTCGGCGGTGTCGCGACACTGTTGGCGCAGCATGGTGCTGGCTCGGTCAGTGTGGGCGCTTCGGGTGCCTTCTTTGCTCTCCTGTTCGCAGCGTGTTTGCTCAGTGGTACCCGCAATGCGTCGTTCGGCTTGCGGCGTCGGCTCTGGATCACCTTGACCATTGGCTTGGCGTATTCGTTCATGCCCGGGGTTGGTCTGGCCGCACACCTGGATGGCATGGCGGTTGGAGCGGCCGTGAC